The following coding sequences are from one Formosa haliotis window:
- a CDS encoding JAB domain-containing protein yields MKRKVNEIQVRYKEKLKATLSIGCSQDACNVLYDNWNKDTISLHESFKIILLNNSNKVKGIYELSSGSITGTLVDLRILFAIVLKSLSTAIILAHNHPSGKLKPSEADKQITNKIKQAALFLDVKVLDHIIIIPNGDFFSFADSGIL; encoded by the coding sequence ATGAAGCGCAAAGTTAATGAAATTCAGGTACGCTATAAAGAGAAATTAAAAGCTACTTTATCAATTGGTTGTTCTCAGGATGCTTGCAATGTATTATATGATAATTGGAATAAGGATACGATAAGTTTACATGAATCCTTTAAGATAATTCTTTTAAATAATTCAAATAAGGTTAAAGGAATCTATGAACTTTCATCAGGAAGTATAACAGGTACTTTAGTCGATTTACGCATACTTTTTGCGATTGTATTAAAATCTTTAAGTACGGCTATTATTTTGGCTCATAACCATCCCAGCGGAAAATTAAAGCCTAGTGAAGCTGACAAACAAATTACAAATAAGATTAAACAAGCAGCTTTATTTTTAGATGTTAAAGTTCTGGATCATATAATCATTATACCAAATGGCGACTTTTTTAGTTTTGCCGATAGTGGCATATTATAA
- a CDS encoding type IV secretory system conjugative DNA transfer family protein, which yields MTTTIAHIILYIVIPILVIFIVIASGIFKSDPKNLNKRYQVRFKLNSGRLTIDNIKRGVSIIGSAGSGKTESVVFNLLQHFSAYQFCGIIHDYKHFELTEIAYPLFKAQQELHFYTISFDHIHSKVNPIAPRYLPNEESVNELSRVLIENLLEVHGETNATSRFFNDAVEGLLAGMIWKMKTDYPKLCTLPHIIALFESLPTKRLIAFLSTNITAKSMASAFINGIESEKQTAGVKSTLSNAFKKMSSQRIFMVLSEDEVPLDLNHPDHPSVVSVVNNPKYETAYAPISAMIMHTAVKQMSVRNRRPAFVLMEEAPTIKLLNMPRIPATLRSFDIATIYVMQDKIQNDILYGDKASKAILSNLSYQFFGKANDPDTARYYEQFFEMIKVPTRSISKNSGLSMESRITKGEREVSKRRASIFFRLKQGEFIAFADGKDRKVRFKLQNIEKVMPQLNGTISEQELKFNYEKIYRDVTMIIKSG from the coding sequence ATGACAACTACAATAGCACATATTATTTTGTATATCGTCATCCCAATTCTGGTGATTTTTATAGTTATAGCAAGTGGGATATTTAAATCCGATCCCAAAAATTTAAATAAACGATATCAAGTACGTTTTAAATTGAATAGTGGAAGATTAACTATCGATAATATCAAACGTGGGGTTTCTATTATTGGTTCTGCAGGGAGTGGAAAAACGGAAAGCGTCGTTTTCAATCTCCTACAACATTTTAGTGCGTACCAGTTTTGTGGTATTATTCACGATTATAAACATTTTGAGTTAACTGAAATTGCGTATCCGCTGTTTAAAGCGCAACAGGAATTACACTTCTATACAATCTCATTTGACCATATCCATAGTAAGGTAAACCCAATTGCTCCGCGATATTTACCAAACGAGGAAAGTGTTAATGAATTATCTAGGGTGCTTATAGAAAACTTATTAGAAGTTCACGGAGAAACAAATGCGACCTCCAGATTTTTTAATGATGCTGTTGAAGGGCTTTTGGCAGGGATGATATGGAAAATGAAAACAGACTATCCCAAATTATGTACTTTACCACATATTATTGCTTTATTTGAAAGTTTACCGACTAAGCGATTAATAGCCTTTTTAAGCACAAACATAACTGCTAAAAGTATGGCTAGTGCGTTTATAAATGGAATTGAATCTGAAAAACAAACAGCAGGAGTAAAGAGTACATTATCTAATGCGTTTAAGAAAATGAGTTCTCAACGCATCTTTATGGTATTATCAGAGGATGAAGTGCCTTTAGATCTCAATCATCCTGACCACCCTTCGGTGGTTTCAGTAGTTAATAATCCGAAATATGAAACTGCATATGCGCCCATTTCTGCTATGATCATGCATACCGCTGTAAAACAAATGAGTGTAAGGAATCGCAGACCGGCTTTTGTTTTAATGGAGGAGGCACCTACAATCAAGTTATTAAACATGCCGCGAATTCCTGCCACATTAAGAAGTTTTGATATCGCTACCATTTATGTAATGCAAGACAAAATTCAGAATGATATCCTTTATGGGGATAAGGCTAGTAAGGCTATTTTATCTAATTTGTCTTACCAGTTTTTTGGTAAAGCTAACGATCCAGATACAGCTAGATACTATGAACAGTTTTTTGAAATGATTAAAGTACCAACAAGAAGTATCAGTAAAAACAGTGGATTAAGCATGGAGAGCCGGATAACAAAAGGCGAGAGAGAAGTCTCGAAGCGTCGTGCTAGCATCTTTTTTAGATTGAAACAAGGGGAGTTTATTGCTTTTGCCGATGGCAAGGATCGAAAAGTTAGGTTTAAACTTCAAAATATTGAAAAAGTAATGCCCCAGTTAAATGGGACCATTTCGGAACAAGAATTAAAATTTAATTATGAGAAAATTTATAGAGACGTAACTATGATTATAAAATCAGGTTAG
- a CDS encoding nucleotidyl transferase AbiEii/AbiGii toxin family protein, with amino-acid sequence MAAKEFENFRLVGGTALSLQIGHRESIDIDLFSDAPYDSIDFDNIEAFLKNTFPYLDHLENIPVGMGKSYFVGKDSINSIKLDLFYTDKFIKPPVMVDTIRMASLEEVIAMKLDVIQRGGRKKDFWDLHELFKSFDLAKMLELHEQRYPYDHDRFLILKNFIDFSQADDDFDPICNYGKYWEFIKDDITTRINNYTENNIN; translated from the coding sequence ATGGCTGCAAAAGAATTTGAAAACTTTCGTTTAGTTGGCGGAACGGCTCTAAGTCTACAAATTGGGCATAGAGAATCTATAGATATTGACCTCTTTAGTGATGCCCCATATGATTCCATAGATTTTGATAACATTGAAGCATTTTTAAAGAATACCTTTCCTTATTTAGATCATCTTGAAAACATTCCGGTTGGTATGGGTAAATCCTACTTTGTAGGCAAGGATTCTATCAACTCCATAAAATTAGATCTGTTTTACACAGACAAATTTATAAAGCCTCCCGTTATGGTAGATACCATTCGAATGGCATCTCTAGAAGAAGTAATCGCAATGAAACTAGATGTTATTCAAAGAGGTGGAAGAAAGAAAGATTTTTGGGATCTTCATGAGCTTTTCAAATCCTTTGACCTTGCTAAAATGTTAGAGTTGCATGAGCAACGTTATCCATATGACCATGATAGGTTTCTAATTTTGAAAAATTTTATCGACTTTTCACAAGCCGACGATGATTTTGACCCTATTTGTAATTATGGAAAGTATTGGGAGTTTATCAAGGATGATATTACAACAAGAATCAACAATTATACTGAAAACAATATTAATTAG
- a CDS encoding helix-turn-helix transcriptional regulator, giving the protein MRNYSEFELSILNIQIGCELKLARLKKGLSQHQLSLILDTNSTSIGRIERFENSCSWDKLYLLSQNLEIEFCNLFKLKTLNELLFIVNETINLEEKLTQTKREYYTSLKQLIKEKFKQKSNG; this is encoded by the coding sequence ATGAGAAATTACAGTGAATTTGAGTTATCAATTTTAAACATACAAATAGGATGTGAGCTCAAATTAGCAAGGCTTAAAAAAGGACTTTCACAACATCAATTATCATTGATTTTAGATACAAATTCAACAAGTATAGGAAGAATTGAACGATTTGAAAACTCTTGTAGTTGGGATAAATTATATTTACTGAGTCAAAATTTAGAAATTGAATTTTGCAATTTATTCAAACTTAAAACTCTAAATGAATTACTTTTCATTGTTAATGAAACCATTAATCTAGAAGAAAAGCTTACCCAAACCAAAAGGGAGTATTACACATCCTTAAAACAATTGATTAAAGAAAAATTTAAACAAAAAAGTAATGGTTAA
- a CDS encoding SusC/RagA family TonB-linked outer membrane protein — MKNTFVNKVKGLLIYVLFLAFALESYEVWSLPVTNVYNISALQQTQQVSGKILDNYGMPIFGANVMVKGSHKGTYSDEDGHFSITVISTDVLIISYLGFQTKEVEVRQQTQFTITLEEAVTDLEAVTINAGYYSVSEKQRTGNIVKIDSKIIEKQPVNNPLAAMQGHMSGVNIVQNTGVPGGGYNIEIRGKNFINGGTDPLYIVDGVPFSSQPLSSNDVSGEIFFGNISPLNAINPNDIKSIEVLKDADATAIYGSRGANGVVLISTKKGQSGGTKINANFSSSIGQVSNFLDLLNTEQYLELRREGITNDGYGSFLEGSAFDFFWPDVKSWDNSRYTNWQKELIGGAAYRNNIQLSVSGGSEQTQFLLSGTYQKETTVFPGDANYKKASVHNNLNHQSSSGRFKLNFSTIYTNEKNVLPRTDFTYNAYTLEPNAPQLYDDEGNINWENNTWDNPMASLEEIYEVTINTLISNLGLSYNVLPDLELKANLGYNISDLNSNKILPSSARNPRFGFTPQTYSSLTNNNSKRYSWIAEPQINWLKIWNNIKLDVLFGATFQKENTQQLIQKGTGFPNDNLIQNLAAAETLEILEDADSEYSYQAVFGRVNFSLKDKLILNITGRRDGSSRFGPGNQFGNFGAIGVGWIFSEESIFKHGSLLSLGKLRGSYGTTGSDNIGDYAFLDTYNVTGFDYDGTTILKPTGIFNPLFGWEVNKKLELALELGFFNDRVLCNVSWYQNRSSNQLIGIPLAATTGFPELQGNFDATVENRGVELDFSSINLQNKNFKWTTTFNITIPKNELLKFDDLENSAFVNRYIIGEPITIIKLYNAPGVSPETGFYQFEDLNADGVISKPFDNQVIDDFSPKFYGGFQNTISYKNFTLDFFFQFKKQRAFNNLRWKATPGLRGNGPVSLLDRWQEEGDLKPYQMVSGGLSPSVGPIDWNIKESNAAVSDASFVRLRNISLNYQVPTTTRNLEVNLYLQGQNLLTFTNYDGPDPEEPYSSVLPPLRQFTLGVQVGF, encoded by the coding sequence ATGAAAAATACCTTTGTAAACAAGGTAAAGGGACTGCTTATTTATGTTCTTTTTCTCGCCTTTGCTCTAGAGTCTTATGAGGTCTGGAGTCTTCCAGTTACTAATGTCTATAATATTAGTGCATTACAACAAACCCAACAAGTGTCTGGAAAAATCTTAGATAATTATGGCATGCCTATTTTTGGCGCCAATGTAATGGTTAAAGGTTCTCATAAGGGCACTTATTCAGATGAAGATGGTCATTTTTCCATTACCGTAATTTCTACAGACGTACTTATAATAAGTTACCTAGGATTTCAAACGAAAGAAGTTGAAGTCAGACAACAAACTCAATTTACAATTACCTTAGAAGAAGCTGTAACAGATCTTGAAGCTGTAACTATTAATGCAGGTTATTATTCGGTGTCTGAGAAGCAGCGGACAGGAAATATCGTCAAGATAGATTCCAAGATTATAGAAAAACAACCAGTAAATAACCCCTTAGCAGCAATGCAAGGGCATATGTCAGGTGTTAACATTGTACAGAACACAGGTGTTCCTGGAGGCGGGTACAATATAGAAATAAGAGGAAAGAATTTTATTAATGGAGGAACCGACCCCCTTTATATCGTAGATGGTGTACCATTCAGTTCACAACCTCTAAGCTCTAATGATGTATCTGGGGAAATATTTTTTGGTAATATAAGCCCATTAAATGCGATTAACCCCAATGATATTAAAAGTATAGAAGTGTTAAAGGATGCAGATGCTACAGCAATTTATGGCTCTAGAGGAGCCAATGGTGTTGTGCTTATTTCAACCAAAAAAGGGCAGAGTGGAGGTACAAAAATCAATGCCAATTTTAGTAGCTCAATAGGTCAGGTCTCCAATTTTCTGGATCTTTTAAATACCGAACAGTATTTGGAATTGCGAAGGGAGGGAATTACCAATGATGGTTATGGTTCTTTCTTAGAGGGGTCTGCTTTTGATTTTTTCTGGCCGGATGTTAAGAGTTGGGATAATTCCCGTTATACAAATTGGCAAAAAGAATTAATTGGAGGTGCAGCCTACCGTAATAATATTCAACTTTCCGTTTCTGGTGGTAGCGAGCAAACGCAGTTTCTTCTTAGTGGAACCTATCAAAAAGAGACAACCGTATTCCCTGGTGATGCCAATTATAAGAAGGCTAGTGTACACAACAACTTAAACCACCAATCAAGCTCTGGGCGCTTTAAATTAAATTTTTCAACCATTTATACTAATGAAAAAAATGTATTACCAAGAACAGATTTTACATATAATGCTTATACTTTAGAGCCTAATGCCCCGCAGTTGTATGATGATGAGGGTAATATCAATTGGGAAAATAATACTTGGGACAATCCGATGGCCTCGTTAGAAGAAATCTATGAGGTAACTATTAATACCCTAATAAGTAATTTGGGACTTTCTTATAATGTTTTACCTGATTTGGAGTTAAAAGCCAATTTAGGATATAACATTTCTGATTTAAATTCCAATAAAATACTTCCATCATCGGCGAGGAATCCAAGATTCGGGTTTACACCACAAACCTATTCATCCTTAACAAACAATAATTCTAAACGATATTCATGGATTGCAGAACCACAAATAAATTGGTTAAAAATATGGAACAATATAAAATTGGATGTTTTGTTTGGTGCTACATTTCAAAAAGAAAACACTCAGCAATTAATCCAAAAGGGCACTGGCTTTCCAAATGATAACTTGATTCAAAATTTAGCTGCCGCCGAAACTCTTGAAATTTTAGAGGATGCCGATAGTGAGTATAGTTACCAAGCGGTGTTTGGTCGTGTTAATTTCAGCTTAAAAGATAAACTTATCCTGAATATAACAGGACGTCGGGACGGTTCTTCCCGGTTTGGTCCAGGAAATCAATTTGGGAATTTTGGAGCCATTGGAGTAGGGTGGATATTTTCGGAGGAATCTATTTTTAAACACGGCTCCTTATTAAGTTTAGGGAAATTACGTGGAAGTTATGGGACAACGGGTAGTGATAACATTGGTGACTATGCATTTTTAGATACTTACAATGTAACAGGCTTCGATTATGATGGTACAACTATACTGAAACCTACTGGAATTTTTAACCCATTATTTGGTTGGGAAGTAAATAAAAAATTAGAATTAGCCTTGGAACTCGGTTTTTTTAATGATCGGGTTTTATGTAACGTTTCTTGGTATCAAAACCGATCTTCAAACCAATTAATAGGAATTCCCTTGGCTGCTACAACAGGGTTTCCTGAGCTGCAAGGTAATTTTGACGCTACGGTTGAGAATAGGGGAGTGGAACTCGATTTTAGTTCCATAAACCTTCAAAACAAGAATTTTAAATGGACAACAACCTTTAACATTACAATCCCCAAAAATGAGTTATTGAAGTTTGATGATTTAGAAAATTCTGCATTTGTAAATAGATATATTATAGGAGAACCTATTACCATTATAAAACTTTATAATGCTCCTGGGGTCAGTCCTGAAACTGGTTTTTACCAATTTGAAGATCTAAATGCTGATGGTGTTATTAGTAAACCATTTGATAATCAGGTGATAGATGATTTTTCACCAAAATTCTATGGTGGTTTTCAGAATACGATAAGCTATAAAAACTTTACTCTTGACTTTTTCTTTCAGTTTAAAAAACAAAGAGCATTTAATAATTTGAGATGGAAAGCAACACCTGGTCTTAGAGGCAATGGTCCAGTAAGCTTGCTTGATAGATGGCAAGAGGAAGGAGATTTAAAACCATATCAAATGGTTTCTGGTGGACTTTCTCCAAGCGTCGGGCCTATTGATTGGAATATAAAGGAAAGTAATGCAGCGGTTTCTGATGCTTCTTTTGTCCGTCTGCGTAACATCTCTTTAAATTATCAGGTACCAACCACAACTAGGAATTTAGAGGTAAACCTATATCTGCAAGGACAGAATCTGTTGACCTTTACTAATTATGATGGACCCGATCCTGAGGAACCCTATAGTTCTGTATTACCCCCTTTAAGACAATTTACACTTGGTGTTCAAGTAGGGTTTTAA
- the mobB gene encoding MobB family relaxase, giving the protein MYITITPQKLGNSYNSSVADFVSYLEKENEDKSLDEIEHFFNQDGEQFRAKDVIKDIDGNTAKLKKSEPRFYSITVNPSKSELKHIQNDSEKLKAYTKAIMEDYAKAFHRDIEGRAIEVKDIKYYAKLEHERLYKGTDKAIKENAPFHKKIVRLENEIQKIKSGKMVGDVSKKQNQIKRLEFEAPHKINGKMITQGMAKEGVQSHIHIIVSRKDQSNRYSLSPGSKYSASEVEFNGKRVKRGFDRDQFITNAEKRFDERFKYNRNFVETYRARKLLVKKPHHYYANLLGLPKNEKAIAFKLLAQAGVPTTMLNVPTSQTQLVLKAINKLKQGMVKALESGSISI; this is encoded by the coding sequence ATGTACATCACGATAACTCCTCAGAAATTAGGTAACAGTTATAATAGTTCGGTTGCTGATTTTGTGTCTTATTTGGAGAAAGAGAATGAAGATAAATCATTGGATGAAATAGAGCATTTCTTTAACCAGGATGGTGAACAGTTTCGAGCTAAAGATGTTATTAAGGATATTGATGGAAATACTGCCAAACTTAAAAAAAGTGAGCCCCGATTTTATTCCATAACTGTGAATCCTAGTAAATCGGAATTAAAGCATATTCAAAATGATAGTGAAAAGTTAAAGGCATATACAAAGGCTATTATGGAAGATTATGCTAAGGCGTTTCATCGAGACATAGAAGGTCGAGCAATAGAAGTTAAGGATATTAAATACTATGCAAAGCTGGAACACGAAAGACTATATAAAGGCACAGATAAAGCCATTAAAGAAAATGCTCCTTTTCATAAGAAAATTGTTAGGCTTGAAAATGAGATTCAGAAAATTAAAAGTGGTAAGATGGTAGGGGACGTAAGTAAAAAACAAAACCAAATTAAAAGACTGGAGTTTGAAGCACCTCATAAGATTAATGGAAAAATGATTACACAAGGAATGGCTAAGGAAGGTGTGCAATCTCACATCCATATTATTGTAAGTAGAAAAGATCAATCTAACCGTTATAGTTTGTCACCTGGGAGTAAATATAGTGCCTCAGAGGTAGAGTTTAATGGTAAGAGGGTAAAGCGTGGGTTTGATAGAGATCAATTTATCACGAATGCCGAAAAACGTTTTGATGAACGCTTTAAATACAATCGAAATTTTGTGGAAACCTATAGGGCCAGAAAACTTTTGGTTAAAAAGCCACATCACTATTACGCTAATCTTTTAGGATTGCCCAAAAATGAAAAAGCAATAGCATTTAAACTATTGGCCCAAGCAGGCGTTCCGACAACCATGCTTAATGTACCAACATCTCAAACCCAATTAGTCTTAAAAGCGATAAATAAATTAAAACAAGGTATGGTTAAAGCTTTAGAGTCAGGATCTATTTCTATATGA
- a CDS encoding BfmA/BtgA family mobilization protein, with amino-acid sequence MDNGYEKEGFAGLRIKTSVARKFRKFCKHYGKSQSLSLLDMILFFETNEISPSERFGETITSLKFQMKRRFNALIAIIKSIEKHQTEPTAFLMKQLFEVSAQQEAENHIDFTPQELITENEELEYYQNQFRDSQKRYLQLKSDTGLILKKLKYIRNNFGMGYYRLNLNKEDIQRIKNNLDHVHHDNSSEIR; translated from the coding sequence ATGGATAATGGATACGAAAAAGAGGGATTTGCAGGCTTAAGAATAAAGACTTCAGTCGCTAGGAAATTTCGGAAATTCTGTAAGCATTATGGGAAATCCCAATCGCTTAGTTTACTGGATATGATTTTGTTTTTTGAGACCAATGAGATTAGTCCTTCAGAACGATTTGGAGAAACAATAACGAGTTTGAAGTTTCAGATGAAAAGAAGGTTTAATGCTTTAATAGCTATTATTAAATCTATTGAAAAACATCAAACAGAACCTACCGCATTTTTAATGAAACAGTTGTTTGAGGTTAGCGCCCAGCAGGAAGCCGAAAATCATATTGATTTTACACCCCAAGAATTGATTACTGAAAATGAGGAATTGGAGTATTATCAGAATCAGTTTAGAGACAGTCAGAAACGATATCTCCAACTGAAATCCGACACTGGATTAATACTTAAAAAATTGAAATATATCAGAAACAATTTTGGGATGGGGTATTACCGACTCAATTTAAATAAGGAAGATATACAACGCATTAAAAACAATTTGGACCATGTACATCACGATAACTCCTCAGAAATTAGGTAA
- a CDS encoding single-stranded DNA-binding protein, which translates to MSTIKNRVQLIGNVGQEPTMTILEDGKKLARISLATNEHYHNKKGEKQTNTSWHTLIAWGKKADIIESYVTKGKEIAIEGKLSSRSYDDKDGVKRYVTEITVSEILLLGN; encoded by the coding sequence ATGAGTACAATTAAAAACAGAGTGCAGTTAATCGGTAACGTAGGACAGGAACCAACGATGACCATTTTAGAAGACGGAAAAAAGTTAGCCCGTATATCACTGGCTACTAATGAGCATTACCATAACAAAAAGGGTGAAAAGCAAACCAACACCAGTTGGCACACCTTAATAGCCTGGGGTAAGAAAGCTGATATCATTGAAAGCTATGTGACCAAAGGCAAGGAAATTGCAATCGAGGGAAAACTGAGCTCAAGAAGCTATGATGATAAGGACGGTGTAAAGCGCTATGTTACGGAGATTACAGTAAGTGAAATCTTGTTATTGGGTAACTAA
- a CDS encoding helix-turn-helix transcriptional regulator produces the protein MYQLIEKYKGIHPGFVIEHLLKKRLLRQRPFALSINEYPQTLNAITKGKRSLNTALALKIEKQLDLEQGTLALLQTYFDIDQENKKTNHPTPNRSVLRTSLFWDTDIKKIDWNKQYKAVIRRVFERGNASEQNEIRRFYGAKKIKIALQTDIRRPYRPSHK, from the coding sequence ATGTATCAGTTAATAGAAAAATACAAAGGTATACACCCGGGGTTTGTTATTGAACACCTTTTAAAAAAGCGATTGCTTCGCCAGCGACCTTTTGCCTTATCTATTAACGAATATCCACAGACTTTAAATGCCATAACAAAAGGCAAGCGAAGCCTAAATACGGCACTAGCCTTAAAAATTGAAAAGCAATTAGATTTAGAACAAGGTACACTTGCCCTATTACAAACGTATTTTGATATCGATCAGGAAAATAAAAAAACAAATCATCCTACACCTAACCGCTCTGTTTTAAGAACCTCATTATTTTGGGATACCGATATAAAAAAAATAGACTGGAACAAACAGTATAAGGCAGTAATTAGGCGTGTTTTCGAACGTGGTAATGCATCTGAGCAAAATGAAATCAGACGCTTTTACGGGGCAAAGAAAATAAAAATAGCTTTACAAACTGATATACGAAGACCTTATCGACCTTCTCATAAATAG
- a CDS encoding ComEC/Rec2 family competence protein, with translation MIRIETELNILPANNGDSILIKTYDKNRNEVIILIDGGTPTTFKYSLKKHLKEIAKIDLLVLTHIDNDHIGGLKNFFKNGLIEKIEIGEIWYNQPDAEFYESRSEKAIISVPQAEDWKALIKEKKNGVAIKEITTENRIINIKDLEFTILSPTSEIINKLYKAWLKKRNKPIEKAIKSQISICKPSFSKSLEELNKIDFKPEKSIDNDIYNSSSIAFLLRCPDLSLLLLADSRAEVIIDNLKNMDYSESTPVEVDFVKVSHHGSLNNTSQDLLSLIKSNNYIISTNGGTSKHKHPSRETIARIVCKKNRNDDILNIYTNYSLDRIKLRIGEFIADEDLKNGNWNIEHKNTFTKNDL, from the coding sequence ATGATAAGAATCGAAACCGAATTAAACATTTTGCCTGCTAATAATGGAGACTCCATATTAATAAAAACATATGACAAAAATAGGAATGAGGTCATTATCCTCATAGACGGAGGAACACCAACAACATTTAAATATTCTTTAAAGAAACACCTAAAGGAAATTGCTAAAATCGATTTGCTTGTATTAACACACATAGATAATGATCATATAGGTGGTTTAAAAAACTTTTTTAAGAATGGTTTAATTGAAAAAATAGAAATTGGTGAAATTTGGTATAACCAACCTGATGCGGAATTCTATGAATCAAGATCTGAAAAAGCTATTATTAGTGTACCCCAAGCAGAAGATTGGAAGGCTCTAATAAAAGAGAAAAAAAATGGTGTAGCAATTAAAGAAATTACCACAGAAAATAGAATTATAAATATTAAAGACTTAGAGTTTACAATACTTTCACCTACTTCTGAAATTATAAACAAATTGTATAAAGCCTGGCTTAAAAAAAGAAATAAGCCTATTGAAAAAGCTATAAAATCACAGATTTCCATATGTAAACCAAGCTTTTCAAAATCTCTTGAGGAACTTAATAAAATAGACTTTAAGCCAGAAAAATCAATTGACAATGATATTTACAATTCCTCTTCTATTGCTTTTTTATTAAGATGTCCAGATTTAAGCTTACTTCTTTTAGCAGATTCAAGAGCGGAAGTTATTATTGATAATTTGAAAAATATGGATTATAGTGAATCGACCCCAGTGGAAGTTGATTTCGTAAAAGTTTCACATCACGGAAGCTTAAACAACACTTCACAAGATCTATTATCTTTAATTAAGTCTAACAACTATATAATTTCAACCAATGGAGGCACTTCAAAACATAAACATCCGTCAAGAGAAACCATTGCACGAATAGTATGTAAAAAAAATCGTAATGATGATATTTTAAATATTTATACCAACTATAGTTTAGATAGGATAAAATTAAGAATCGGTGAATTTATAGCAGATGAAGATTTAAAAAATGGCAATTGGAACATAGAACATAAAAATACATTTACTAAAAATGACTTATAA